In Felis catus isolate Fca126 chromosome A3, F.catus_Fca126_mat1.0, whole genome shotgun sequence, a single genomic region encodes these proteins:
- the POMC gene encoding pro-opiomelanocortin: MPRSCCSRPGALLLALLLQASMEVSGWCLESSQCQDLTTESNLLACIRACKPDLSAETPVLPGNGDEQPLTENPRKYVMGHFRWDRFGRRNGSAGQKREEEEVAAGDGGPGPRGDGGELGLREGKRSYSMEHFRWGKPVGKKRRPVKVYPNGAEDESVETFPLEFKRELAGERPEPALGPEGPADGAAALPDLEYGLVAEAEVAEKKDEGPYKMEHFRWGSPPKDKRYGGFMTSEKSQTPLVTLFKNAIIKNAHKKGQ; the protein is encoded by the exons ATGCCGAGATCGTGCTGCAGCCGCCCAGGGGCCCTGCTGCTGGCCTTGCTGCTTCAGGCCTCCATGGAAGTGAGTGGCTGGTGCCTGGAGAGCAGCCAGTGTCAGGACCTCACCACGGAAAGTAACCTGCTG GCGTGCATCCGGGCGTGCAAGCCGGACCTCTCGGCCGAGACGCCCGTGCTCCCCGGCAACGGCGACGAGCAGCCGCTGACCGAGAACCCCCGGAAGTACGTCATGGGCCACTTCCGCTGGGACCGGTTCGGCCGCCGGAATGGCAGCGCGGGCCAGAAGCGCGAGGAGGAAGAGGTCGCGGCGGGCGACGGCGGCCCCGGGCCCCGCGGCGATGGCGGGGAGCTGGGCCTGCGCGAGGGCAAGCGCTCCTACTCCATGGAGCACTTCCGCTGGGGCAAGCCCGTGGGCAAGAAGCGACGCCCCGTGAAGGTGTACCCCAACGGCGCCGAGGACGAGTCGGTCGAGACCTTCCCCCTCGAGTTCAAGAGGGAGCTGGCCGGGGAGCGGCCGGAGCCGGCGCTCGGCCCCGAGGGCCCGGCCGACGGCGCCGCGGCCCTGCCCGACCTGGAGTACGGCCTGGTGGCAGAGGCCGAGGTGGCCGAGAAGAAGGACGAAGGGCCCTATAAGATGGAGCATTTCCGCTGGGGCAGCCCGCCCAAGGACAAGCGCTACGGCGGCTTCATGACCTCGGAGAAGAGCCAGACGCCTCTGGTGACGCTGTTCAAAAACGCCATCATCAAGAACGCCCACAAGAAGGGCCAGTGA